In the genome of Planctomycetota bacterium, the window GCATTGCGCTCATCGGTTCGCTCCCACAGTCCAGATGGGGCTCAGAAGGTGCCCCGATCATGAGGGGATTGAAACTGCTCTGTCACTGGCATGGCTCGTCTCCTGCTCACCTGTGGCTCAGAAGGTGCCCCGATCATGAGGGGATTGAAACCAGGCGTGGGTAGGCGGATCGTCGTCCCAGCTCCTCATAGTGGCTCAGAAGGTGCCCCGATCATGAGGGGATTGAAACCTCGTAGCGTCGTTCCGGCAGTCGCTGGAGTCTCGAGGGCTCAGAAGGTGCCCCGATCATGAGGGGATTGAAACTGCTCTGTCACTGGCATGGCTCGTCTCCTGCTCACCTGTGGCTCAGAAGGTGCCCCGATCATGAGGGGATTGAAACGCCGCGCCCGGCGCTCTTGCTCCGCCAGCCAAGCGGCCGGCTCAGAAGGTGCCCCGATCATGGGGGATTAGCCAGCGGTGAACAGTAGTGCGTCCCTCGCCGAGGAATTGAAAGCGCTGCTCTCCGAGGTGCGCGTCCTGCCCAGGCGACTGTCGCTGGACACTCCCGGGGTGCGGGCCACGGTGCCCATGCTGCGCGGCGTGTGGGGCGCCGCTCTGCGTGCCTTGGACCCTGTGGCCTACCGCGTTGTCTTCGAGGGAATCGGCCCCGTGCACGACCGGACGCCAGCCTACGTGCTTCGCCCTGCGCCGCCCGACCCTGCCGACGCGCCAGCGGTCGAATGGATTGGCCTTGGTGGCGCCCGCGAACACGACCTCAGCCTGCTTCGTGCCTGGGACGTGGCCTCGGGCATGGGACTGGGGCCGGCACGCAGGCGCTTCCGCATCCGATCCATCCGGCTCGCCGGCCCAACGGGCGCCTTGCTGCCGGAGAATGCCGAGGCCAGTGGCTGGCCGGTCTCGGAGGCGGCATGGCTGCCAGGGGCCGACCCGGGCGCGGTCCCTTGCCGCCTCTGTTGCCCGGCGCCCCTGCGGCTGATTCGCCGGGGCGTCTTGGTGGCCGCCCCGACGCTCGCGGACATCACCGCTGCGGCGGCGCGCCGCCTCGGGGCGCTGCTGGCTTCTTTCGCGCGCCCGAGGCTGGCCGACCTGCAACCCCGGCTCCTCGAAGTCGCCAGGGACATTCCCGCCGAGCACTGGCATGGCGGGCCGTTGGACCTCATTCGCTATTCGGGCAGGCAGAAGGCCGAGTTGGAGTTCCGGGGCGTGGCGGGGCACCTTGACCTGCCCGCCGGTGCGGGCGCTCTATGGCCCTTGCTCGCCGCGATGCAGTGGCTGCACGTCGGCAAGGGAACCGTGGTTGGAATGGGGCAGCTCACTGCTGCCCCCCTGGGGCCATAGGGGCGCGGGGCAGGTAACGGGAATGCAGGGAACATCTATGGGCAAGCCTGGTAAGCCGGAAGCGGACAGAGAGCGGGGCTCTCCATCCTTCTGTGGGCATCGTCGGGTCGCGACGCGCCCGGACAAAGCATCGCTGCAGAGGTAGATGTGTCTCTCGCCCAACACGGTCCAGGCCATCAGAATGTCGCTCGCCCTGACGGTGATGGTCGCGGGCACCCCGTGCTCGTCGGGGGTGGCCACGGCTTGCGACTGTCACGCCCTCGTG includes:
- the cas6 gene encoding CRISPR system precrRNA processing endoribonuclease RAMP protein Cas6, with amino-acid sequence MNSSASLAEELKALLSEVRVLPRRLSLDTPGVRATVPMLRGVWGAALRALDPVAYRVVFEGIGPVHDRTPAYVLRPAPPDPADAPAVEWIGLGGAREHDLSLLRAWDVASGMGLGPARRRFRIRSIRLAGPTGALLPENAEASGWPVSEAAWLPGADPGAVPCRLCCPAPLRLIRRGVLVAAPTLADITAAAARRLGALLASFARPRLADLQPRLLEVARDIPAEHWHGGPLDLIRYSGRQKAELEFRGVAGHLDLPAGAGALWPLLAAMQWLHVGKGTVVGMGQLTAAPLGP